In one Leptotrichia sp. OH3620_COT-345 genomic region, the following are encoded:
- the metE gene encoding 5-methyltetrahydropteroyltriglutamate--homocysteine S-methyltransferase, whose protein sequence is MKTAIVGYPRIGKNRELKFAIEKYWKKEQTKEELVKVSDEVKNKQWKKQKEEGINYIPSNTFSFYDQVLDTLVMLGAVPEQYKNLGLDELDTYFAMARGYQGEKGDVKALSMRKWYNTNYHYIVPELEDNTQFKLNGDKLFGEYEEALKLGVETHLSVIGPFTFLNLAVVTGKKEKSEYIDDIISVYIELIRECSKRNIKWIQIDEPQIVKDQTEEDVKLFEKIYTEILKNKGNVKVLLQTYFGDIRDCYEKIVKLEFNGIGLDFTEGKYTLKLVENNGFPEDKYLFAGLVNGKNIWKSDYKKALKILEKLKQKTGNIVLTTSCSLLHVPYTVENETELSEEILKYFSFGEEKLSELKELSELGELKEYEKQSAYIQNQEIINSKRSMEDKSVIDRVKELKEEDFIRKGKRSERQKIQRKELGIPLFPTTTIGSFPQTTEVKLNRSSYRKGEITREEYDKKVFEFIKECIELQEKIGLDILVHGEFERNDMVEFFGENLSGYVFTSKAWVQSYGTRCVKPPIIFGDIKRTNPITILYSNYAQSITEKPVKGMLTGPVTILNWSFPREDISLSEMAYQIGLAIREEVLELQKSGIGIIQIDEAALREKLPLRKSDWHSEYLDWALKSFRLCHSGVKEKTQIHTHMCYSQFEDIIRDIDNMDADVITFEASRSKLTIIDFIKENNFETEIGPGVYDIHSPRVPSTDEMLKSLNIMLEKIDREKLWVNPDCGLKTRSTDETVKSLKNLVRAAEILRKKVE, encoded by the coding sequence ATGAAAACAGCTATTGTCGGATATCCCAGAATAGGGAAGAACAGAGAATTAAAATTTGCTATAGAAAAATACTGGAAAAAAGAGCAAACAAAAGAGGAACTTGTAAAAGTTTCCGATGAGGTAAAAAATAAGCAATGGAAAAAACAGAAAGAAGAAGGGATTAATTATATTCCCAGCAATACATTTTCGTTTTATGACCAAGTTTTGGACACTCTGGTAATGCTCGGTGCCGTTCCCGAACAGTATAAAAATCTTGGTTTGGATGAATTGGATACTTATTTTGCAATGGCAAGAGGGTATCAGGGAGAGAAAGGTGATGTAAAAGCTCTTTCCATGAGAAAATGGTATAATACAAATTATCATTATATAGTTCCTGAGCTTGAGGACAATACTCAGTTTAAACTGAACGGAGATAAACTTTTTGGGGAATATGAAGAAGCATTGAAATTAGGAGTGGAAACTCATCTGTCAGTTATAGGACCTTTTACTTTTTTAAATCTTGCAGTCGTAACAGGGAAGAAAGAGAAAAGCGAATATATTGACGACATTATCAGTGTGTATATTGAACTGATAAGGGAATGCAGCAAAAGAAATATAAAATGGATCCAGATAGATGAACCCCAGATTGTGAAAGATCAGACAGAAGAAGATGTAAAGCTGTTTGAAAAAATTTATACTGAAATATTAAAAAATAAAGGAAATGTAAAAGTACTGCTTCAAACTTATTTCGGAGATATAAGAGACTGTTATGAAAAAATTGTAAAACTTGAATTTAATGGTATAGGACTTGACTTTACAGAGGGAAAATATACTTTAAAACTTGTAGAAAATAATGGCTTTCCTGAAGACAAATATTTATTTGCAGGTCTTGTAAACGGAAAAAATATTTGGAAATCGGATTATAAAAAAGCACTGAAAATATTAGAAAAATTAAAACAAAAAACAGGAAATATCGTACTTACTACATCGTGTTCACTGTTGCACGTTCCTTATACAGTAGAAAATGAAACGGAACTGTCTGAAGAAATATTGAAATATTTTTCCTTTGGAGAAGAAAAACTGAGTGAACTGAAAGAGCTGTCCGAGCTTGGAGAACTTAAAGAATATGAAAAACAGTCTGCATATATTCAGAATCAGGAAATAATAAATTCGAAAAGAAGCATGGAAGATAAATCTGTAATCGATCGGGTGAAAGAACTGAAAGAAGAGGACTTTATAAGAAAAGGAAAAAGAAGTGAAAGACAGAAAATACAGAGAAAAGAATTAGGCATACCCCTTTTCCCGACAACTACAATAGGTTCTTTTCCTCAAACAACAGAAGTTAAGCTGAACAGAAGTAGTTACAGAAAAGGTGAAATTACAAGAGAAGAATATGATAAAAAAGTATTTGAATTTATAAAAGAGTGTATTGAACTTCAGGAAAAAATAGGTTTGGATATACTTGTACATGGAGAATTTGAAAGAAACGACATGGTAGAGTTTTTTGGTGAAAATCTGTCGGGATATGTGTTTACAAGTAAAGCATGGGTTCAGTCTTACGGAACGAGATGTGTAAAACCCCCTATTATTTTCGGAGATATAAAAAGAACGAATCCTATTACGATACTTTACTCAAATTATGCTCAGAGTATTACGGAAAAGCCTGTAAAAGGTATGCTTACAGGACCTGTAACCATTCTTAACTGGTCATTTCCGAGAGAAGATATTTCATTAAGCGAAATGGCTTATCAGATAGGACTTGCAATAAGAGAGGAAGTTCTTGAGCTTCAAAAATCAGGGATTGGAATTATTCAAATTGATGAAGCGGCATTAAGAGAAAAACTGCCTTTACGTAAATCAGACTGGCACAGTGAATATCTTGACTGGGCATTGAAGTCCTTCAGACTTTGTCACAGCGGAGTAAAGGAGAAAACTCAAATACATACTCATATGTGCTACAGTCAATTTGAAGATATAATCAGAGATATTGACAATATGGATGCAGATGTAATAACTTTTGAAGCTTCAAGATCAAAACTTACAATAATTGATTTTATCAAAGAAAATAATTTTGAAACTGAAATCGGTCCGGGAGTGTATGATATTCATTCTCCGAGAGTACCGTCAACAGATGAAATGTTAAAATCACTGAATATAATGCTCGAAAAAATAGATAGAGAAAAATTATGGGTGAATCCCGACTGCGGTTTAAAGACAAGAAGCACCGACGAAACTGTAAAAAGTCTCAAAAATCTTGTGAGAGCGGCAGAAATATTAAGAAAAAAAGTAGAATAG
- a CDS encoding exodeoxyribonuclease V subunit beta, which yields MDRMSKTILKASAGTGKTYRLSLEYIAGLVKKINYRNIIVMTFTKKATAEIKERIYDFLYQIAFEKYNWENLENNLKEIYGFSKEDINKEELRNIYFEMIKNKDEVRIYTIDGFTNKIFKNTIAPFFGIYNYETLDEEEEEFYEDILIRMLNNDDYFQKMKFIFEEKRDSKNISTYIEFIKGVINIHEKFILAGDFKTETDKKSNDRFVGDIENIFNMIKSTAEIKNGNVKEFINGTFKEIYEKFEEINKKFFNNKTENIKEKKEILLENQEEFFKGKIWNGNKIKGKEVTAILEEIKECQEQFLKNFSEYIFINGILPLHNKITEIADIIYNIAEQMKFSSKRFTHTDISTYTYKFIFNKDLGFVKNEKMTEDFFELIGGNANIIMVDEFQDTSILQWKILKLLLNSVENIVCVGDEKQSIYNWRGGEKELFEKLDVFIEGKVENLDKSYRSYREIIENINKIFENYNNEWIYTPVKYRSDEEYQKGYFSYYLQERKIKYTKEEEKPEFAFEEIIRMIKDGKIKNLGRACIICRKNRHLNEIAQRLNEENIPYTMNSNSSILEHKAIFPLYKLIKFFIFDNFIYFLEFMRSDLIGCLNSHVKYFLENRYEIEKYIKEKSSEKFEDFVSKENKGKEGLSNYVHINEMTRNNRIFSEVLFKVKKLKGLSESLNSGYLKENFSKGLIEEFEAINFYSTNSDIKNIFKFFNILKKYDDLFEFINDIENKREKVKQLSSEDNDTLNLMSIHKSKGLEFDTVIYYKHETGRQLKDDNLSVYFDYDEKFEKVEKFLITLPKYDKVLINGEYSQIREKNRKKEKMESINNDYVALTRAKKNLMLFFEAVKTKEGFKDNLVKRLLEIYGENFKYFIGKISESEKTENKMIDNQENNLDGIMTYFSDNILKIPVTKYETDLDGEFRRKKGLAMHYYFEHVINNPEADMKIAKSVFLSRYGNMLGKKILTELLERMEKFIFKNKELYSKKYKIYTEFEIYDKENNKRIIDRINIDENEKRIFIYDYKTGFEPEKNEKYIEQLKEYKNILTEKTEGKYEIFTKILEV from the coding sequence ATGGACAGAATGAGTAAAACGATTCTGAAAGCCAGTGCGGGAACAGGAAAAACGTACAGACTTTCCCTTGAATATATTGCAGGGCTTGTAAAAAAAATAAATTACAGAAATATTATTGTAATGACATTTACGAAAAAAGCTACTGCTGAAATAAAAGAGAGGATTTATGATTTTTTATATCAGATTGCTTTTGAAAAATATAACTGGGAAAATTTGGAAAATAATTTAAAAGAAATATACGGATTTTCTAAAGAAGATATAAATAAGGAAGAACTTCGGAATATATATTTTGAAATGATAAAAAATAAAGATGAAGTACGTATTTATACAATAGACGGATTTACAAACAAAATATTTAAAAATACTATAGCTCCTTTTTTCGGAATTTACAATTATGAAACATTAGATGAAGAAGAAGAAGAGTTTTATGAAGATATTTTAATAAGAATGTTGAATAATGATGACTATTTTCAGAAAATGAAATTTATATTTGAAGAAAAAAGGGATAGTAAAAATATAAGTACATATATTGAATTTATAAAAGGTGTGATAAATATACATGAAAAATTTATTTTGGCAGGAGATTTTAAAACTGAAACTGATAAAAAATCAAATGACAGGTTTGTAGGTGATATTGAAAATATATTTAATATGATAAAATCAACAGCAGAAATTAAGAACGGAAATGTAAAAGAATTTATTAACGGAACCTTTAAAGAAATATATGAGAAATTTGAAGAAATAAATAAAAAATTTTTCAATAATAAAACAGAAAATATAAAAGAAAAAAAAGAAATATTACTGGAAAATCAGGAAGAATTTTTTAAGGGGAAAATATGGAACGGAAATAAAATAAAAGGAAAAGAAGTTACGGCTATATTAGAAGAAATAAAAGAATGTCAAGAACAATTTCTCAAAAATTTTTCAGAGTATATTTTTATAAACGGAATACTTCCTCTTCATAATAAAATTACCGAGATTGCCGATATTATATATAATATAGCTGAACAAATGAAGTTTTCTTCAAAGAGATTTACTCACACTGACATTTCTACTTATACATATAAATTTATATTTAATAAAGATTTGGGATTTGTAAAAAATGAAAAAATGACAGAAGACTTTTTTGAACTAATAGGAGGAAATGCAAATATTATAATGGTTGATGAATTTCAAGATACAAGTATACTTCAATGGAAAATATTAAAGTTGCTTCTTAACAGTGTCGAAAATATAGTATGTGTAGGAGATGAGAAACAAAGTATATACAACTGGAGAGGGGGAGAAAAGGAGCTTTTTGAAAAATTGGATGTTTTTATTGAAGGAAAAGTTGAAAATCTTGATAAATCTTATAGAAGTTATAGGGAAATTATTGAAAATATAAATAAGATATTTGAAAACTATAACAATGAATGGATTTACACTCCTGTAAAATACAGAAGTGATGAAGAATATCAGAAAGGATATTTCAGTTATTATTTACAGGAAAGAAAAATCAAGTATACAAAAGAAGAAGAAAAACCTGAATTTGCCTTTGAAGAGATAATTCGTATGATTAAAGACGGAAAAATAAAAAATCTCGGAAGAGCATGTATAATATGTAGAAAGAATCGTCATCTTAATGAAATTGCCCAAAGACTGAATGAAGAAAATATACCTTATACGATGAACAGTAATTCATCTATTTTAGAACATAAAGCAATTTTCCCCTTGTATAAACTGATAAAATTTTTTATATTTGATAACTTTATATATTTTCTTGAATTTATGAGGTCTGACTTAATAGGATGTCTTAACAGTCATGTAAAATACTTTCTTGAAAATAGATATGAAATAGAAAAATATATAAAAGAAAAGAGCAGTGAAAAGTTTGAAGATTTTGTGAGTAAAGAAAATAAAGGAAAAGAAGGTCTGTCGAATTATGTACATATAAATGAAATGACAAGAAATAATCGGATTTTTTCAGAAGTATTGTTTAAAGTGAAAAAATTAAAAGGATTATCTGAAAGTCTCAATAGCGGATATTTAAAAGAAAATTTTTCAAAAGGACTTATAGAAGAATTTGAAGCTATAAATTTTTATTCTACAAACAGTGATATAAAAAATATTTTTAAATTTTTTAATATTCTGAAAAAGTATGATGATTTGTTTGAATTTATAAATGATATTGAAAATAAAAGGGAAAAAGTAAAACAGCTGAGCAGTGAAGACAATGATACTTTAAATCTTATGTCTATTCATAAATCAAAAGGTTTGGAATTTGACACGGTAATTTACTATAAGCACGAAACAGGAAGACAGCTCAAAGACGATAATTTGTCGGTTTATTTTGATTATGACGAAAAGTTTGAAAAAGTGGAAAAATTTCTGATTACACTGCCTAAATATGATAAAGTTCTTATTAATGGAGAATATTCGCAAATAAGGGAGAAAAACAGGAAAAAAGAGAAAATGGAAAGTATTAATAATGACTATGTGGCATTAACAAGGGCGAAGAAAAATCTAATGCTGTTTTTTGAAGCAGTTAAAACTAAAGAAGGTTTTAAAGACAATCTTGTAAAAAGGCTGTTAGAAATTTATGGAGAAAATTTTAAATATTTTATTGGCAAAATTAGTGAAAGTGAGAAAACTGAGAATAAAATGATAGATAATCAGGAAAATAACTTAGACGGAATAATGACTTATTTTTCAGATAATATATTAAAAATACCTGTTACTAAATATGAAACTGACCTTGATGGAGAATTCAGAAGAAAAAAAGGTCTTGCAATGCACTATTATTTTGAACATGTGATAAATAATCCTGAAGCTGACATGAAAATTGCAAAATCAGTATTTTTGAGCAGATACGGAAATATGCTTGGAAAAAAAATATTAACGGAACTTCTTGAAAGAATGGAAAAATTTATATTTAAAAATAAAGAACTTTATAGTAAAAAATATAAAATATATACTGAATTTGAAATATATGATAAGGAAAATAATAAAAGAATTATTGATAGGATAAATATTGATGAAAATGAGAAACGTATATTTATATATGATTATAAAACAGGATTTGAGCCTGAAAAAAATGAAAAATATATAGAGCAACTCAAAGAATATAAAAATATATTAACTGAAAAAACTGAAGGGAAGTATGAAATTTTTACAAAAATTTTGGAAGTGTAA
- a CDS encoding methylated-DNA--[protein]-cysteine S-methyltransferase, whose amino-acid sequence MKFVYFYDTGTEELGTLGIASNEKEITNLFFKYDVENIKNDPSFQLKETPVIKKAATQLFEYLSGKRKDFDIPLLKNGTDFQVSVWNELIKIPYGETRSYKDIAIAINNEKAVRAVGMANNKNKISIFIPCHRVIGSDKKLVGYGGGIDIKKFLLDLEEKNK is encoded by the coding sequence ATGAAATTCGTTTATTTTTATGATACCGGAACTGAAGAACTTGGAACATTGGGAATTGCATCAAACGAAAAAGAAATTACAAATCTCTTTTTTAAATATGATGTGGAAAATATAAAAAATGACCCTTCTTTTCAGTTAAAAGAAACACCTGTAATCAAAAAAGCCGCAACTCAGCTTTTTGAATATCTTAGCGGAAAAAGAAAGGATTTTGATATTCCACTTTTGAAAAATGGGACTGATTTTCAGGTGTCTGTCTGGAATGAACTTATAAAAATTCCTTACGGGGAAACACGTTCTTATAAAGATATCGCCATCGCCATAAATAATGAAAAAGCTGTGAGAGCAGTAGGAATGGCAAATAATAAAAACAAAATTTCGATTTTTATTCCCTGTCACCGTGTAATCGGTTCAGACAAAAAACTCGTAGGATATGGTGGAGGGATTGATATAAAAAAATTCCTGCTGGATTTAGAAGAAAAAAACAAATAA